ATCATATTAAGTGAAGTATTTTAATTGACTGCTTGGTAATTTTTAAAGAAGTCAAATAACTTACTGGTGATGAATTTTGTGAAGTACGTTTTAAAACTACATGAGCAACGCGAGGAAGAGAAAAGGACCGTTAAACTCAACGTATCCCGATCATCTCTCGCTCGAAAAGTTCCTCAAATCCCAGAAAAACCTCGCTAAACGTCCACGAAAACGGTTTCCGATTGATCCCATACCCCAAATTACATGCCCAGGTAACCCGTGTGTTCCTTATTAGATATTACTCATcacattttgcaaaaattttgacacTCATTCACTCATATCAAACATTTCAATCAAATCCACGCCCAACTTATGCTTCTATACATCTTTCAACTCACTCTTGCTGCCAGTCGCTACATAAAGAAGCTTTTCAATTCTTCAAATTTAGTTTCTTATTCTGTCTCTCTGTATGATCAAATTGAAGAGAGCCTGGTGCGTTTATGTGTAATACTTCGTATCTAATGAAAAGTTTTGTCTGTGTAAATGACCCATTTGGTTCCTTGAGATTTTACTATGAATAAAATGATTGCTGGGTGGTTTTTTTTTTCCCTAATAATTACACATTTCCACTTGTTGCTGAGGTTTGTGCTGTTGTTGGATGTGTAACAGACGGGCACAAGGCTCAAGCCCTTACAGTAAAATTTGGGTTTGAGAATGATCTTTTTGTTAGGAATTGCCTCTCGCATAATAATCTGTTTATGGGAGAGTTTGGGATGAAGTGTCATGTTGGAATTGGTGAGTTGGAATTCCATGATTGATGGGTATGTGAGGAATGGAGATTTGGCTCTTGCACGTGAGCTTTTTGATGATATGCCTGATAGAGATGTTTTCAGTTGCAACTCAATGATTTCTGGGTGTGTAGGGTGGGAGAAATGGAGGCAGCCAAAGAATTGTTTGAGCAAATTCCATTTAGATATGTCGTATCAAGCATTGTATGATCGATGGGCATGTGAAGATATATAAGGAACGTTCAATGGCGCTGTAttttttatcaaatgctctataGGAATGTGGTTTCTTGGAATATCATGTTGGCTTTGTATTTGAAATGCAAAGATTAATTATAGtgaatgtatgaaattgtttGAAAGGATGATAGAAGCCGGAACAATTAAGGCAACTCTTGTGAGCATTTTGACAGCATGTGCAAATTTTAGAAGGCTTGATCTGAGAAAATGGATTCATTCTCGTATTAAGGATAATGGGATTGAACCTGATAAATTACTCTCAGCTACTTTCTTGACAATGTATGCAAAATGTGGAGTGATAGATATTGCTAGACATATTTTTGATGAGATGCCTCAGAAAAGTGTTGTGTCATGAAATTCTATAATCATGGGatatggtgtaaatggacttggaGAGAGCCCTGGAAATTTTCTTGGATATGGAGAAGAGCAGTATTATGCAAATGAAATTACTTCTGTTTGTGTTTTATCTGCTTGTTAACATGCAGGATTGCTTTTAGAGGATTGGTGGTACTTTGATCTAAtgcaaagaaaatacaatattgaACCAACGGCTATtatggttgcatgattggtatACTTGGCCAGGCTGGTTTGATGGAACGATTAGAAGAACTTGCAAGGAAAATGCAATTGGGGACAAAGCCTACTTTGTTTGTGGCTTTTGTTTATGCTTGTAAAACTCGCTTATAAATAGAGCTTGGAGAGGTTAAAGCAAGGCAACTAATCAGGTTGTATCCAACCAATATTGTGCCATATGTGCTGTTGTCAAGCATAGCTGGTGCAGGGATGTGGGATGATGTAGGAAGTATGAGAAATATAATGAAGGATAAGGGAGATTAGAAAAGGAAATACTTACTACCATGGTTATCCATGGAGTGTGTAGGTAAGAATTATGTCTAGCAGATTGTTCTCTCCATAGAAAAAGCATGGTACATTCAACGCAGAATGAGATGGCTGcttaaatgaaattattttctACATATTTGACTACGGTGTCTGACAAGTTGGTGAGATTGAAACATTTTTTAAGACTCAAGTTAATGAGATGATTGTTTAAATGGGAAAGGTCAATGATTTGCAAGGGAGGGAGTAAATTCTGGAAAGGGTTTGAACTCAAAGTGGCCAGCACAAATTTGTTGAACATTTTTAAACAGTGGATAATGGCCAAATTATAGAACAGCAGAACAGATATAGGTTAGCATATCCAGCTCAGTTCGTAGGGTAATGCTGTACTGGTCTTCGGCCCCTTTTCTTTTAAATGAAGTCTGAATACAAAGCAACTGAAATGAACAATGGCATGAGCATATTGCTTTAGCTTGTTGTACTTTTGCTTCTCAATTTTCAATAAGGTTGTGTTATGCCTGATTATTCCCACATAGATATTGCATTATTGTCCGCATTTTTAGTCTTCGAGTTGTTtagaaaagacaaaaaaaaaaaaaaaaatcatatcagATCTACAAGATTCATGTCATtttaaatatgaaatatatgGAACAAATGTGGGAGCTACATGTTATGAACTTATTATTTAATGCACTGTTTTTCCCCCCTAGTCTCCTTGTATTTGACCAGTCATAATCATGGGTTTGTGAAAGtaaccttttctttttgcttctaaattttatattatcagCAAGGTGGCATTACCAAAATGGCACAGTGTGATTGGCATACCTAAGATAGATATGTAGATAGGCAGAGAGGCATTATCAgagatattcaatttattcaTCTTATCAGCTTAATTCCTTAGCTTTTGAAATGGTAGCTTTGTTAGGATGATAAAATTTAGAATTCTGGAATAATAGCTCTTTTAATGGAAAATAATACTAGCAAAAAACAAGGACTGGTGCACCTAACTTTTTGAACAACTGTAATAACTTGTGTGTAGACTAACGTGCTTGcattatttttagaattttagCCAAAGATACAGACACTGTTCATCCATCTCTAATTTTGACAGGAAGACTTGATCAATTTTTCCAGTCAGGTCAAGAAATTGACATCAactgatttttctgtttatgttTCACATGATATTCAATTGAATATGTCAAGCTGGGACCCCAATTTTAGAAGGAAGTTTTCAATATCATATGTTTAATTGTGTTAAGGTATTATTTACCTCCTTTATTACTCCCCACAACTGCCAACAGCAATTGGACAATTTTATTTGTTTATAAAGAATGTCCAATTTGAAATTATATCTAAAAAAACAGGTGGGAGTTAGTGATGTTCACATGTAAGCAGACATTCTGTCTATGGTACAAGTGGAAATAAAAGACAACAAAGGTTCAAATTTTATTAGGACACTTGCAAATTAGTCAACATTGAAATGATTACATTCATGAACTTCTTTTATTAAGTTCTATCCCCTTcttgaaattacaaaaaaaaaaaaaaaaaaaaacggatATAATGAATAAAATGAAACACATTGCAGAGCTACATCTAAGGATTTATAGggacttcaaaaaaaaaaaaaatgtagctcATATAACTACACATCCACTTGTACTCCTGTATCATATGTTTCTCCAGCTTTCCAGTCATGGGGTATGTTGTTAACAGGAACAACCCAGGTCTCATCTCCATCCTCACCACTGAACAGCATCCTCAATGACAGAGGTCCACTAGGGGGAGAAGTGGTCGTCCATACGGCTCCGTAACTCCTGTCCAAAAGTTTGCAGACAAAATTTTGCGTCTGCATATGTCAAATTATTTTTGTTAATACAGTTTCAGTGATTAATTTGAATAACATCTGTCACATAAAATATGTTACTAAATTGGACGAGTTGTTAGCTCACAGTTTTGCTGCAGTTCTATTATACAATGACCTAggaatgaatagtatttatattTGATTGTTATCTTCACTCTCTTCTATCATTGTATCTACTAATATTCTCTTTGCCTTCATCTATAACTAACCAGATTTAACATGCATTTTAACACCACCTGTGAGTAGTTGGTGAATAGAAATCAAGTGGTTGCAAAGAGCAatcaaatttgaaaattaaaaaggCTTTTTACCCCCAGTTTTACGGATATTGCATAATACCTCACATAGCTGCACGGCAGTAATGTCCCTCTTCCCTTGTTGATACCATATGACAAAAGCCAGATAATGAGGATAGTTGCTGTTCTCATCAATTTTGATTGTTATATTTTTGTTTGGATAGCTGCATGAGACACTGCATAGAGAGAGAATTTAATTAGAGCATGACATTTGATTAGCCTTTGTTTCTCACAGCATAGAAAGTAAGATTTTTCTATTTCTTAGTGAAAGTTGTTTAGTCTTCAGTAGATCATTCACCTGGTGCCGAAGCAAAAAAAAGGCTTTTGTTTAAACTAGTATAATGTATAATAAAATGCTGTTAATAGGTATACTGAAATCTCACCGTCTATATTCAATATCAACTATTCCAAGGGATAATAGCGATGCAGCTGCATCTTTGGTTTGAGCCATATGACCGAATGCTCGTCTACTGAGAATAAAGTCAGTGTTATCACTTGAGCCATGGTCTGTTATAACAATGGTTACCCCTTTGTCTGTGCAATAGTTACTGTTGGTGCACCTTACCTGGTGAAGAAAAAATCATTAGTACTTAGAAATATAAATTGAACTAATAACATTAGTCAAGATGTTTTTCACTGCaacacaattttttttaaaacagTTGGCTCCGAGTGGGACTCGAACTCGAGCACTCGGAGGTTTGGAGACTAATCCAATACTAAAAAGCTAAAGTTCATTGGTCACTACAACACAAATTTGGGATTCTTTAATTGATACCTGACAGCAAGCACCACATCCAACACCATCTCGGTAGAGGTTAGATGCAGCTGATACATCCCCGCCATTTATTGTTGCTCCAAATGAACCAAATCCGCATTGGCCTCCTACAATTAATGGAAAAAGATTGTAAGAACACATGTTTAGTTTTAGGTACACCATAGattatttctctctctcttctctcctctcGTTTTTAATGGAACTTCTTACTATCTGTTCCTTGTTCATCAGAATTTGGGTAGTAAGCCGCTCGA
The Hevea brasiliensis isolate MT/VB/25A 57/8 chromosome 18, ASM3005281v1, whole genome shotgun sequence genome window above contains:
- the LOC110668913 gene encoding expansin-like B1; the protein is MKKIMASSPQSLFLLFATLLFLQTLAEAATCSDCFIHSRAAYYPNSDEQGTDRGQCGFGSFGATINGGDVSAASNLYRDGVGCGACCQVRCTNSNYCTDKGVTIVITDHGSSDNTDFILSRRAFGHMAQTKDAAASLLSLGIVDIEYRRVSCSYPNKNITIKIDENSNYPHYLAFVIWYQQGKRDITAVQLCETQNFVCKLLDRSYGAVWTTTSPPSGPLSLRMLFSGEDGDETWVVPVNNIPHDWKAGETYDTGVQVDV